Proteins encoded within one genomic window of Nitrospina gracilis 3/211:
- a CDS encoding TolC family protein, giving the protein MNAYPWRIAAFAFAVILLAPPALAQTTKPNPRGNGEGRLLLEKDVDRDAQDLTGVLTLRQVAAHILLHNPDLQVFQLEIRAREARALQEGLIPNPQVQAVVQDVLGSGRFSGASDSENQVLFTQWIELGGKRMKRETAANLNTELAEWDYETVRMNVLTDTAKAYADVLARQEALKLVRELEALSERLHTAVDERVKAGKVPPIDEVKAAVTLSTTRMQRLQAKNELQAARRRLAALWGRPLAAFDHLQGNLYGIQILPELDELAERLNRNPDLARWATEMIQRDAVIDLEESRAIPNLQLGVGARRVQESRDNTVMFQIQLPIQLFDRNQGAIAEARYRKSKAEAQQRAVEVRLQTVLSNHYARLVNAHTQVTSLKTQVLPGARMAFDAVQEGYRFGKFGYLEVIDSQRTWFEARKQYLNALAEYHSAVADVERLIGAPLNQKLGGAVPTAEEPQP; this is encoded by the coding sequence ATGAATGCATATCCATGGCGGATTGCCGCGTTTGCATTTGCAGTGATTCTGTTAGCGCCTCCGGCACTCGCCCAGACAACAAAACCCAACCCCCGTGGAAACGGGGAGGGACGCCTCCTGCTCGAAAAGGATGTTGACCGCGATGCGCAGGACCTCACCGGCGTGCTCACGCTCCGCCAGGTGGCGGCACACATTCTTCTGCACAATCCAGACCTGCAGGTATTTCAACTGGAAATCCGTGCCCGCGAAGCGCGCGCCCTGCAGGAAGGGTTGATCCCCAATCCGCAGGTGCAGGCGGTGGTGCAGGACGTCCTGGGGTCCGGCCGGTTCAGCGGCGCATCGGATTCTGAAAATCAGGTCCTGTTCACACAATGGATCGAACTCGGCGGCAAACGCATGAAACGGGAAACCGCCGCCAACCTGAACACGGAACTGGCAGAATGGGATTACGAAACCGTGCGCATGAACGTGCTGACCGACACGGCCAAGGCCTACGCCGACGTACTCGCCCGGCAGGAAGCGCTGAAACTGGTGCGCGAACTGGAAGCGTTGTCCGAACGACTGCACACCGCCGTGGACGAACGCGTGAAAGCGGGCAAGGTACCGCCCATCGATGAGGTCAAGGCCGCGGTCACCCTGTCCACCACGCGCATGCAGAGACTGCAGGCGAAAAACGAACTGCAGGCCGCACGGCGCCGTCTCGCCGCGCTGTGGGGTCGGCCCCTCGCCGCCTTCGATCACCTGCAGGGCAACCTGTACGGCATTCAAATCCTTCCCGAACTCGATGAACTGGCAGAACGGTTGAACCGGAACCCGGACCTCGCCCGCTGGGCCACGGAGATGATCCAGCGTGATGCGGTGATCGACCTGGAGGAATCGCGCGCCATTCCCAACCTGCAACTGGGTGTCGGCGCGCGCAGGGTGCAGGAGAGTCGCGACAACACGGTGATGTTCCAGATCCAGCTGCCGATCCAGCTGTTCGACCGCAACCAGGGTGCCATCGCCGAAGCGCGCTATCGCAAGTCCAAGGCCGAAGCGCAACAGCGGGCGGTGGAGGTTCGACTGCAGACCGTGCTGTCCAACCACTACGCGCGCCTGGTCAATGCCCACACCCAGGTGACCTCGCTCAAAACCCAGGTCCTGCCCGGAGCGCGGATGGCCTTCGACGCGGTGCAGGAAGGGTACCGTTTTGGAAAGTTCGGTTACCTGGAAGTGATCGACAGCCAGCGAACCTGGTTTGAGGCGCGAAAGCAATACCTGAACGCGCTGGCCGAATACCATTCGGCGGTGGCGGATGTGGAACGGCTCATCGGCGCACCCCTCAACCAGAAACTTGGCGGCGCCGTGCCAACTGCGGAGGAACCGCAACCATGA
- a CDS encoding efflux RND transporter periplasmic adaptor subunit has product MKRKQSLTVVTILCVGALLAWTILKPESIPFLHLTPHEHGDATHTHDSGNDHGSGGHGGHGPEMPRGPHKGMLFTENDLKLEVVLYEKGVPPEFRVYPMKADGTAIPLSDIKLQIDLERMERVDTVRFKPAGNYLLGDKEVVEPHSFIMNIRAEWKKNKFQWTHEHIEFRATISRTQAENAGIESATAGPRAIGDVVTLDGEIGLDEKRVAHIVPRVESLVVAVHKDMGDQVKVGDLLAVLQSRELADAKNEYLAAVKNAEPVRLDHQRQKQIYDNTLVMLDLLTRNLSLDELYSKIDNLFLGNSRAEIVPAYAKVVRTEAVYEREKTLYSKKISSRAEYLLALEEFQSAKAQYEALREKVHYQGKLSLMQKKQALEVAELNIKTQGQKLKTLGMTDRDIRQLTSKNPPPFTHYELRSEIDGRVIEKHIAVGEAIKKDFSVFVVADLSEVWVNIAIPSRDMGLVELGQNIQVRAENANMKAMGKLFFLGAVLDEKTRTVTGRIVISNKDLKWRPGMYVKVDLIRDTQSVPVAVPRDAVQTFRDWTVVFIKVGDQYEPRPVTLGHSDGTWVEIIDGLRPGDTYVKENSFIIKAELQKSAATHSH; this is encoded by the coding sequence ATGAAACGCAAACAATCATTAACGGTGGTCACCATACTCTGTGTTGGCGCTCTTCTGGCATGGACCATTCTGAAACCGGAATCGATCCCGTTCCTGCACCTCACGCCCCACGAACACGGTGACGCAACACACACGCACGATTCCGGGAACGATCATGGCAGCGGGGGACATGGCGGTCACGGACCGGAAATGCCGCGCGGCCCGCACAAAGGCATGCTGTTCACGGAAAACGACCTGAAATTGGAAGTCGTGCTGTACGAAAAAGGCGTGCCGCCAGAGTTTCGGGTTTATCCGATGAAAGCCGACGGCACCGCCATTCCGCTTTCGGACATCAAGTTACAGATCGACCTCGAGCGCATGGAACGCGTGGACACGGTCCGATTCAAACCCGCCGGAAATTACCTGCTGGGCGATAAAGAAGTGGTGGAACCGCATTCGTTCATCATGAACATCCGCGCCGAATGGAAGAAAAACAAATTCCAGTGGACCCATGAGCACATTGAGTTTCGCGCCACCATCTCCAGAACGCAGGCGGAAAACGCGGGCATCGAGTCCGCCACGGCCGGACCGCGCGCCATCGGCGATGTGGTCACGCTCGACGGCGAAATCGGCCTCGATGAAAAACGCGTGGCGCACATCGTGCCCCGGGTCGAGTCTCTGGTCGTCGCCGTCCACAAGGACATGGGCGACCAGGTGAAGGTGGGCGACCTGCTGGCCGTTCTGCAAAGCCGTGAACTGGCTGACGCGAAAAACGAATACCTCGCCGCGGTCAAAAACGCGGAACCGGTGCGGCTGGACCACCAGCGACAGAAACAGATTTACGACAACACGCTGGTCATGCTGGACCTGCTGACCCGGAACCTCAGTCTTGATGAGTTGTATTCCAAAATCGACAACCTGTTCCTCGGCAACTCCCGCGCGGAAATCGTGCCCGCCTACGCAAAAGTGGTGCGAACGGAGGCGGTGTACGAAAGGGAGAAAACCCTTTACTCAAAGAAAATTTCCTCCCGCGCCGAGTACCTGTTGGCGCTCGAGGAATTCCAGTCCGCCAAGGCCCAATACGAGGCCTTGCGGGAAAAAGTCCATTACCAGGGCAAGTTGTCCCTAATGCAGAAAAAGCAGGCGCTGGAAGTGGCGGAGCTCAACATCAAAACGCAGGGGCAGAAACTGAAGACGCTGGGCATGACGGACCGGGACATCCGGCAGTTGACGTCGAAAAACCCGCCGCCGTTCACGCATTACGAACTGCGCTCGGAAATCGATGGACGCGTCATCGAAAAACACATCGCCGTCGGGGAAGCCATTAAAAAAGATTTTTCCGTGTTCGTTGTCGCCGATCTTTCCGAGGTCTGGGTCAACATCGCCATTCCTTCGCGCGATATGGGTCTCGTCGAACTCGGACAGAACATCCAGGTACGCGCTGAAAACGCAAACATGAAGGCGATGGGGAAGCTGTTTTTCCTCGGCGCGGTGCTGGATGAAAAAACACGCACGGTGACGGGGCGCATCGTCATCTCCAACAAAGACCTCAAGTGGCGGCCGGGCATGTACGTGAAAGTGGACCTCATCCGCGACACCCAATCCGTACCCGTGGCGGTGCCGCGCGATGCGGTGCAGACGTTCCGTGACTGGACGGTGGTGTTCATCAAGGTGGGTGACCAGTATGAGCCGCGACCGGTGACGCTGGGCCATTCCGACGGCACGTGGGTGGAGATCATAGACGGCCTGCGTCCCGGCGACACCTATGTGAAGGAAAACAGTTTCATCATCAAGGCGGAGCTGCAGAAGTCCGCCGCCACCCATTCGCATTGA
- a CDS encoding efflux RND transporter permease subunit, which translates to MLKRFIDFAIRQRVFVILATLFLAVLGVYNFQKLPIDAMPDITNIQVQINTEAPGYSPIEVEQRVTYYVETAMFGLPRLKETWSISRYGLSQVTVIFEDGTDIYFARQLVNARLRELGNTLPDGLEPIMGPIATGLGEIYMWALSWQEGHDHGKTKSDVEQMAELRTVQEWTIRPQLMTIPGVVEVNSIGGYKKQYHVTPDPKRLTAYNLTFNDIVDAVRRNNDNVGAGYIEQSGEQYLVRTPGQVKNIQDIENIVVGAHRGVPIYIRDVADVLIGKELRTGAATRNGKEVVLGTVFMLKGDNSRRVSRAVDDKMQEIARTLPEGVQVTTTYDRTKLVNKTLTTVRNNLTEGALLVVVVLFLLLGNFRAAFITALVIPLSMLFAVTGMVTHGVSGNLLSLGAVDFGIIVDGTVIIMENCIRRLTERQRQAGRELSEAERLDVASTAAAEVSRPSIFGVIIIMIVYIPILTLTGVEGKMFIPMAFTVLAALTGALILSLTFIPAMVVQFISGRVPEKKTRFFQWAQRMYRPVLTASLKAPVAVLTLAGVLFVLTIMLATQLGREFVPTLNEEDHAIHALRIPGTSLSQAVSMQHNLENKLHQFPEVDYVFSKIGTPDIATDPMPPSVADVFVIMKPRREWPDPNLTRPGIIEKFESVLNPLPGNKYEFTQPIQMRFNELISGVRSDVAVKVHGDDLEVLLAKAEDIAHALETIPGAADVRVEQVTGLSILTVKLKRGEMARLGFNVSEIQSIVQTAVGGRKAGVVYEGDNRYDLVVRLPEDIREKIPHLRRIPLPFPKQLDGGHSHTVGTQRPQVKSLPTFIPLEAVADLEVVQGPNQISRENGKRRVFVSANVRGRDLGTFVEEAQALIRERVTVPSGYWLTWGGQFEHLISATQRLYLVVPVALLLIFLLLMAAFGSARQALLVFSGVPLALTGGVFAIWARGIPLSISAAVGFIALSGVAVLNGVVLVSYINSLRQDGMPLDRAVYEGCLTRLRPVLMTALVASLGFLPMATATGTGAEVQQPLATVVIGGIVSATLLTLVVLPVLYRMFMKEPLPMEERKQPASTPAE; encoded by the coding sequence GTGCTGAAGCGATTCATCGATTTCGCCATTCGCCAGAGGGTATTTGTCATTCTCGCCACCCTCTTTCTCGCGGTGCTGGGCGTGTACAACTTCCAGAAGCTTCCCATCGATGCCATGCCCGACATCACCAACATCCAGGTACAGATCAACACCGAAGCGCCCGGTTACTCCCCCATCGAAGTCGAACAGCGCGTCACCTACTACGTCGAGACCGCCATGTTCGGCCTGCCCCGGTTGAAAGAGACGTGGTCCATCTCGCGCTACGGCCTGTCGCAGGTGACGGTCATTTTCGAAGACGGCACGGATATCTATTTCGCGCGCCAGCTGGTGAACGCACGCCTGCGCGAGCTGGGCAACACTTTGCCCGATGGGCTGGAACCGATCATGGGCCCCATCGCCACGGGGCTGGGCGAAATCTACATGTGGGCGCTCAGCTGGCAGGAAGGCCATGACCACGGCAAAACCAAAAGCGACGTGGAACAGATGGCCGAACTGCGCACGGTCCAGGAGTGGACGATCCGGCCGCAGTTGATGACCATTCCGGGTGTGGTTGAAGTGAACAGCATCGGCGGCTACAAGAAACAGTACCACGTGACGCCCGACCCGAAACGCCTCACCGCCTACAACCTGACCTTCAACGACATCGTTGACGCCGTGCGAAGGAACAACGACAACGTCGGTGCGGGATACATAGAACAAAGCGGCGAGCAGTACCTGGTGCGAACACCGGGCCAGGTGAAAAACATCCAGGACATTGAAAACATCGTAGTCGGCGCACACCGCGGGGTGCCCATTTACATCAGGGACGTGGCGGACGTGTTGATTGGCAAGGAACTGCGCACCGGTGCCGCCACGCGCAACGGCAAGGAGGTGGTACTGGGCACGGTGTTCATGCTGAAAGGCGACAACAGCCGCCGCGTCTCCCGCGCCGTCGATGACAAAATGCAGGAAATCGCCCGAACCCTTCCCGAAGGGGTGCAGGTGACCACCACCTACGACCGCACCAAGCTGGTCAATAAAACGCTGACCACCGTGCGCAATAACCTTACGGAAGGCGCCCTGCTGGTGGTTGTGGTCCTGTTTTTACTGCTTGGCAATTTCCGCGCCGCGTTCATCACCGCCCTGGTCATTCCCCTGTCCATGCTTTTTGCTGTGACCGGCATGGTGACGCATGGTGTGAGCGGCAACCTGCTCAGCCTGGGAGCGGTCGATTTTGGAATCATCGTCGACGGCACCGTCATCATCATGGAAAACTGCATCCGCCGGCTTACGGAACGGCAAAGGCAAGCCGGACGCGAGCTTTCCGAAGCCGAACGGCTCGATGTGGCCAGCACCGCTGCGGCGGAGGTGTCGCGTCCCAGCATTTTCGGGGTCATCATCATCATGATCGTTTACATTCCGATCCTCACCCTCACCGGCGTCGAAGGCAAGATGTTCATCCCCATGGCCTTCACCGTTCTGGCGGCATTGACCGGGGCGCTGATTCTCTCGCTCACCTTCATCCCGGCAATGGTGGTGCAGTTCATAAGCGGTCGCGTGCCCGAAAAGAAAACGCGATTCTTTCAGTGGGCCCAACGGATGTACCGGCCCGTGCTCACTGCGTCGTTGAAGGCACCCGTCGCGGTGCTGACGCTCGCGGGAGTCCTCTTCGTGCTGACCATCATGCTGGCCACGCAACTGGGGCGCGAGTTCGTGCCGACGCTGAACGAGGAAGACCACGCCATCCATGCCCTGCGGATTCCCGGAACCAGCCTTTCGCAGGCGGTCAGCATGCAGCACAACCTGGAAAACAAACTCCACCAGTTCCCGGAAGTGGATTACGTGTTTTCCAAAATCGGGACCCCAGACATCGCCACCGATCCCATGCCCCCCAGCGTCGCCGACGTGTTTGTCATCATGAAACCCCGACGCGAGTGGCCGGACCCGAACCTCACCCGCCCCGGCATCATTGAAAAATTCGAGTCGGTGCTCAACCCGCTTCCCGGAAACAAGTACGAGTTCACCCAACCCATCCAGATGCGGTTCAATGAATTGATCTCCGGCGTGCGCAGCGATGTGGCGGTTAAGGTCCACGGTGATGATCTGGAAGTTCTGCTGGCCAAAGCCGAAGACATCGCCCACGCACTGGAAACCATCCCCGGCGCCGCGGACGTGCGCGTCGAGCAGGTAACGGGGCTGTCCATTCTCACCGTGAAACTGAAACGCGGCGAGATGGCGCGGCTGGGATTCAACGTGTCGGAAATCCAGTCCATCGTGCAGACTGCGGTCGGGGGCAGGAAAGCAGGCGTGGTGTATGAAGGTGACAACCGGTACGACCTTGTCGTGCGCCTGCCGGAAGACATCCGCGAAAAAATCCCGCACCTGCGCCGCATTCCCCTGCCGTTTCCAAAACAACTGGACGGTGGCCACTCCCACACGGTCGGCACCCAGCGCCCACAGGTGAAATCGTTACCCACCTTCATTCCACTGGAAGCGGTGGCGGACCTGGAAGTGGTGCAGGGTCCCAACCAGATCAGTCGCGAGAACGGCAAGCGCCGCGTGTTCGTCAGCGCCAACGTGCGGGGGCGAGACCTGGGAACCTTTGTGGAGGAAGCGCAAGCGTTGATCCGTGAACGCGTGACCGTTCCCTCCGGTTACTGGCTTACGTGGGGCGGGCAGTTCGAGCACCTGATTTCCGCGACGCAACGGTTGTACCTGGTGGTTCCGGTGGCCCTGCTCCTGATTTTCCTGCTTTTGATGGCGGCATTCGGCTCGGCCAGACAGGCACTGCTGGTATTTTCCGGAGTGCCGCTGGCGTTGACGGGCGGCGTGTTCGCCATCTGGGCGCGCGGCATCCCGCTTTCCATCTCCGCCGCCGTGGGATTCATCGCGCTGTCGGGCGTGGCGGTGTTGAACGGCGTGGTGCTGGTTTCCTATATCAATTCGCTTCGCCAGGACGGCATGCCTCTGGATCGTGCTGTGTATGAGGGATGCCTGACACGCCTGCGCCCGGTGCTGATGACGGCGCTGGTGGCGTCCTTGGGATTCCTGCCGATGGCGACCGCAACCGGCACCGGCGCGGAAGTGCAGCAACCGCTGGCGACCGTGGTCATCGGCGGCATCGTCTCCGCCACCCTGCTCACGCTGGTGGTTTTGCCCGTGCTTTACCGGATGTTCATGAAGGAACCCCTGCCCATGGAAGAACGAAAGCAACCCGCCTCCACACCGGCTGAGTAG
- the nadA gene encoding quinolinate synthase NadA, with protein MITLDELYEKLKPIRVGNPICEFTREHCERIWPTIERIRELKKEKNAIILAHNYVEPEVLYGVADYSGDSYGLSKKAKASDADVIVFAAVRFMVETAKILNPEKTVLDPNPNGGCSLADGIMPADVKKLRKQYPDHTFVCYINTTAEVKALCDVCVTSSNVYRIVEAIDNDRIYFLPDKLMAQNVIEHCRRNGIDKTINYWDGTCYVHEEYQPEAVDFVRKANPGVDVLVHPECAPGVVQKADFVGSTTNMLDHVRGSDADTFFLLTECGLTGVLQSEFPQKKFVGSCTMCRYMKANSLTDVLGVLENPQPHQIITLTPEVRQGALRCVEAMFEYTEQPTSK; from the coding sequence ATGATCACCCTCGACGAACTTTACGAAAAGCTGAAACCCATTCGCGTCGGCAACCCGATCTGCGAGTTCACGCGCGAGCACTGCGAGCGCATCTGGCCCACCATCGAGCGCATCCGTGAACTCAAAAAGGAAAAGAACGCCATCATCCTCGCCCACAACTACGTAGAGCCGGAAGTGCTGTACGGCGTGGCGGATTATTCCGGCGACTCGTACGGCCTGTCCAAGAAAGCCAAAGCGTCGGATGCGGATGTCATCGTGTTCGCGGCGGTGCGGTTCATGGTGGAGACGGCGAAGATCCTGAACCCGGAGAAAACGGTGCTCGACCCCAACCCCAACGGCGGGTGCTCGCTGGCCGATGGCATCATGCCCGCGGATGTGAAGAAACTTCGCAAACAGTATCCGGACCACACCTTCGTCTGCTACATCAACACCACGGCGGAGGTGAAGGCGCTGTGCGATGTGTGCGTGACTTCGTCGAACGTGTACCGCATCGTCGAGGCCATCGACAACGACCGCATCTATTTCCTCCCGGATAAATTGATGGCGCAGAACGTCATCGAGCACTGCCGTCGAAACGGCATCGACAAAACAATCAATTACTGGGACGGCACCTGCTACGTGCACGAGGAGTACCAGCCGGAGGCGGTGGACTTCGTCCGCAAGGCCAACCCCGGCGTCGATGTGCTGGTGCATCCGGAATGCGCGCCCGGCGTGGTGCAAAAGGCGGACTTCGTGGGGAGCACCACCAACATGCTCGACCACGTGCGCGGCTCGGACGCGGACACGTTTTTCCTGCTCACCGAGTGCGGCTTGACGGGGGTTCTGCAATCCGAGTTTCCGCAGAAAAAATTTGTCGGCTCCTGTACCATGTGTCGCTACATGAAAGCCAATTCCCTCACCGATGTTTTAGGCGTACTGGAAAATCCCCAGCCGCACCAGATCATCACCCTCACCCCGGAAGTCCGGCAGGGCGCACTGCGTTGCGTTGAGGCCATGTTCGAATACACCGAACAACCCACCTCTAAATAA
- a CDS encoding histidine triad nucleotide-binding protein, with translation MSDCLFCKISKGDIPGDKVYEDDNVFAFRDINPQAPTHILICPKKHMSTIMDMDSEDEPMIGSIFSVANTLATEMGLEKGGFRLVLNCGSGAGQSVFHVHFHLLAGRPMKWPPG, from the coding sequence GTGAGCGACTGCCTGTTCTGTAAAATTTCAAAAGGGGATATCCCCGGTGACAAGGTTTACGAGGACGACAACGTTTTCGCGTTCAGGGACATCAATCCGCAGGCGCCGACGCACATCCTCATCTGTCCGAAAAAGCACATGAGCACCATCATGGACATGGATTCCGAGGACGAACCGATGATCGGTTCCATCTTCTCCGTCGCCAACACCCTGGCAACGGAGATGGGTCTGGAGAAAGGCGGGTTCCGGCTGGTGCTCAACTGCGGTTCCGGCGCCGGGCAGTCGGTCTTTCACGTCCATTTCCATTTACTGGCCGGACGGCCCATGAAATGGCCTCCAGGTTGA
- a CDS encoding proteasome accessory factor PafA2 family protein, protein MKRRIYGIETEYGLLIKEEDFKYGPIDVAVRVKNHIFDKKQGVLDLHYRANDEPPGNGGFLVNGGRVYLDMGHLEYASPECSNLTDLVTFDRAGDMVVQEALEDLGWGDQVAFIKNNVDLETNATFGCHENYLVSRAFQFDNRENLRLLASFLVTRQIYAGAGRTGACNPQPFRDWDDIHQAKKDTEEVHFQLSQRADHIPNEFYRWVQYNRAIVNTRDEPLSDPSKYRRIHLLVGDSNMSEFATALKMGTTSLMMELIELGVANPDWILADSVAAMRSISRDQDFKWHIQMRDGNQSTALELQWEMLKTAKEYLAGANADADWVIEAWESVLTDLPKGPEHLIGRVDWAAKYWLLTEFMETENLGWKDPWVKSLDLEYHNLNRNVGLYWGLEETGDANRKTTDAAVEHAKHNPPRGTRADGRGELVKRLVESQTGYLIDWIGFRLNKEEPFLMLDPFVSYKKDIKAYLERMDLQQPFDRDSFFR, encoded by the coding sequence ATGAAACGGCGAATCTACGGCATTGAAACGGAATACGGCCTCCTCATCAAAGAGGAGGACTTCAAGTACGGCCCGATAGATGTGGCGGTGCGGGTCAAGAACCACATCTTCGATAAAAAGCAGGGCGTGCTGGACCTTCACTACCGCGCCAACGACGAGCCGCCGGGCAACGGCGGCTTTCTTGTTAATGGCGGCCGTGTGTACCTCGATATGGGTCATCTTGAATACGCTTCGCCGGAATGCTCCAACCTCACCGACCTGGTCACCTTCGACCGCGCCGGCGACATGGTGGTGCAGGAAGCGCTGGAGGATCTGGGCTGGGGCGACCAGGTGGCGTTCATCAAGAACAACGTCGATCTGGAAACCAACGCCACCTTCGGCTGTCACGAGAACTACCTGGTCAGCCGCGCGTTCCAGTTTGACAACCGCGAAAACCTGCGCCTGCTCGCGTCATTTCTGGTGACGCGCCAGATCTACGCCGGGGCCGGGCGCACCGGTGCCTGCAACCCGCAGCCGTTCCGCGACTGGGACGACATCCACCAGGCGAAGAAAGACACGGAGGAAGTCCACTTCCAGCTCTCGCAACGCGCCGACCACATTCCCAACGAATTTTACCGCTGGGTGCAGTACAACCGCGCCATCGTCAACACGCGCGACGAACCGCTGTCCGATCCCAGCAAGTACCGCCGCATTCACCTGCTGGTCGGCGACTCGAACATGAGCGAGTTCGCCACCGCGCTCAAGATGGGCACGACGTCGCTCATGATGGAATTGATCGAGCTGGGCGTCGCCAACCCGGACTGGATTCTCGCCGATTCCGTCGCCGCCATGCGGTCGATCTCGCGCGACCAGGATTTCAAGTGGCACATTCAAATGCGCGACGGCAACCAGAGCACCGCGCTCGAGTTGCAGTGGGAAATGCTGAAGACGGCGAAGGAATACCTCGCCGGGGCCAACGCCGACGCCGACTGGGTGATCGAGGCGTGGGAGTCCGTACTCACCGACCTGCCGAAGGGTCCGGAGCATCTCATAGGGCGCGTTGACTGGGCCGCCAAGTACTGGCTCCTCACCGAGTTCATGGAAACGGAAAACCTGGGCTGGAAGGACCCCTGGGTGAAAAGTCTCGACCTCGAGTACCACAACCTCAATCGCAACGTCGGGCTTTACTGGGGACTGGAAGAAACCGGCGACGCCAACCGCAAGACCACCGATGCCGCCGTCGAGCATGCCAAGCACAACCCGCCGCGCGGCACGCGGGCGGACGGACGCGGCGAACTGGTGAAGCGCCTGGTGGAAAGCCAGACGGGGTACCTCATCGACTGGATCGGCTTCCGCCTCAATAAGGAAGAACCGTTTCTGATGCTGGACCCGTTCGTGTCCTACAAAAAAGACATCAAAGCTTACCTGGAACGCATGGACCTGCAGCAACCATTCGACCGCGACAGCTTTTTCCGTTGA
- a CDS encoding proteasome subunit alpha: MFEEPFRWMEAISTRHSYVQEKLRKGQPVIAVPFKEGALMIGFTPQPGKIFEVYDCIALGSLGHPADVERLRMTLLDMAHLEGFNRSEKDVTIARLLQFGVAPALKQNFEEVMRAPYLVKLLLMEMNFEDRPLFFRLNYDGYWEMFKKGTVIAGNSKESEFIEKEIGKRDFASLPLEQALVEVSRLWEESKKQGTEEEPGAEKETAMTLAEVFENWTLEAAVLTTTRKKSLFRWVTSSELETLKKTCV, from the coding sequence ATGTTCGAAGAACCGTTTCGCTGGATGGAGGCCATCTCCACCCGGCACAGCTACGTCCAGGAAAAACTGCGCAAGGGACAGCCGGTCATCGCGGTTCCGTTCAAAGAAGGCGCGTTGATGATTGGGTTCACGCCCCAGCCCGGAAAAATTTTTGAAGTGTACGACTGCATCGCGCTGGGCAGCCTCGGTCATCCGGCGGATGTGGAACGCCTGCGCATGACGCTGCTCGACATGGCGCATCTGGAGGGTTTCAACCGATCGGAGAAAGACGTCACCATCGCCCGCCTGCTGCAGTTCGGCGTGGCCCCGGCGCTCAAGCAGAACTTTGAAGAGGTCATGCGCGCGCCGTACCTGGTGAAGCTGTTGCTGATGGAGATGAACTTCGAGGACCGGCCCCTGTTCTTCCGCCTCAATTACGACGGATACTGGGAGATGTTCAAAAAGGGCACGGTGATCGCGGGCAACAGCAAGGAATCGGAGTTCATCGAAAAAGAAATTGGAAAACGTGATTTCGCTTCGCTACCCTTGGAACAGGCACTGGTGGAAGTCAGCCGTCTTTGGGAAGAGAGCAAAAAGCAGGGGACCGAGGAAGAACCGGGAGCGGAAAAGGAAACGGCCATGACGCTGGCCGAAGTTTTCGAGAATTGGACATTGGAAGCGGCGGTGTTGACCACCACCCGGAAAAAGTCTCTATTCCGGTGGGTCACTTCCAGTGAATTGGAAACGCTCAAAAAAACCTGCGTGTGA
- a CDS encoding proteasome, beta subunit, protein MSDSILHSQGPGDFYELLKRSGYQWASAPENGTPVDASQLMHGTTVLAFHYKDGVVVAGDRRATAGNAIMYDRCDKVIPIDDYSLMAIAGVPATAFEMARILSHNFEYYRRSQLQSLSTEGKIRALSKLLKDNMGMAIQGVGAVSPIFASYDLKEKKAYIYFYDLLGANFEIRTHTATGSGSPVIRGVLEHEDLWGARPLAERDFKEASMLAVRLLQTAGQFDSATGQGRPDDKIYPVVASITGEGYRFLEDNEMEILFQESMKRNA, encoded by the coding sequence ATGAGCGATTCTATACTTCATTCCCAGGGGCCGGGGGATTTCTACGAACTTCTCAAACGGTCGGGGTACCAGTGGGCCTCCGCACCGGAGAATGGAACCCCGGTGGACGCGTCGCAGCTGATGCACGGCACCACGGTGCTGGCGTTTCATTACAAAGACGGGGTGGTGGTTGCGGGCGACCGGCGCGCCACCGCCGGCAACGCCATCATGTACGACCGGTGCGACAAGGTCATCCCCATCGACGACTATTCCCTCATGGCCATTGCGGGCGTTCCCGCCACGGCTTTCGAGATGGCCCGCATTCTTTCCCACAACTTCGAGTACTACCGTCGCTCGCAGTTGCAGTCCCTCAGCACCGAAGGCAAGATCCGCGCGCTGTCGAAACTGCTCAAGGACAACATGGGCATGGCCATCCAGGGTGTGGGCGCGGTGAGCCCCATCTTCGCCTCCTACGACCTCAAGGAAAAGAAAGCGTACATTTATTTTTACGATCTCCTGGGCGCGAACTTCGAGATCCGCACGCACACCGCCACGGGTTCCGGTTCGCCGGTCATTCGCGGCGTTTTGGAACACGAAGACCTTTGGGGCGCGCGTCCGCTCGCCGAGCGCGATTTCAAGGAAGCGTCGATGCTCGCCGTGCGCCTGTTGCAGACCGCCGGCCAGTTCGATTCCGCCACGGGGCAGGGCCGGCCCGACGACAAGATCTATCCCGTCGTGGCCAGCATCACCGGGGAGGGTTACCGCTTCCTCGAAGACAACGAAATGGAAATCCTGTTCCAGGAATCGATGAAGAGGAACGCCTGA